In Verrucomicrobiales bacterium, one genomic interval encodes:
- a CDS encoding zinc-binding alcohol dehydrogenase family protein, with protein sequence MQAILLEKPQQFTVTQIPEPAQPGPGEALVRVHRVGICGTDYSGFLGKMPFYSYPRIPGHELGVEVLAVGTGVTNVAPGDRCSVEPYMNCQRCSACQRGHTNCCENLQVLGVHTDGGLRPQFLVPARKLHLSKSLSFEQLALVETLAIGCHAVNRGNPQPGESVLVIGAGPIGLSTMEFIRLTGAKTIVLDLNEQRLEFCRRVMKVDHTIAFKGDGSELEQLKAVTSGNLPDVVIDATGSNKSMSNALNLVGFAGRLVFVGITTSEVSFGHPLMHRREMTLLASRNALPPDFTRIISLIENGQIDTKPWITHHADFSEMIGRFPDWLKPETGVLKAVVHV encoded by the coding sequence ATGCAGGCCATCTTACTGGAAAAACCGCAGCAGTTCACCGTGACGCAAATCCCGGAGCCCGCCCAGCCTGGACCAGGTGAAGCGCTTGTTCGAGTTCACCGCGTCGGAATCTGCGGCACCGACTACTCAGGCTTCCTCGGCAAGATGCCATTCTACAGCTATCCGCGCATTCCCGGACATGAGTTGGGTGTTGAAGTCTTGGCCGTAGGCACCGGGGTGACCAACGTAGCTCCCGGCGACCGTTGCTCGGTCGAGCCCTACATGAACTGCCAACGCTGCTCGGCGTGCCAGCGCGGACATACCAACTGCTGCGAAAACCTTCAGGTGCTCGGGGTTCACACCGATGGCGGATTACGCCCCCAGTTCCTAGTCCCAGCCCGCAAGTTACACCTGTCCAAATCGCTGAGCTTCGAACAGTTGGCCCTCGTCGAAACCCTCGCCATTGGCTGCCACGCCGTCAATCGAGGCAACCCACAACCCGGAGAATCGGTCCTCGTGATCGGCGCCGGGCCCATCGGACTCTCCACCATGGAGTTCATCCGCCTCACCGGGGCCAAGACGATTGTGTTGGACCTGAACGAGCAACGGCTCGAATTCTGCCGACGCGTGATGAAGGTGGATCACACGATCGCTTTCAAGGGCGATGGCTCCGAATTAGAACAGCTGAAAGCGGTTACGAGTGGCAATCTGCCCGACGTCGTGATCGATGCCACGGGCAGCAACAAATCAATGTCCAACGCCCTGAACCTGGTGGGCTTCGCGGGGCGTTTGGTTTTCGTGGGGATCACCACTTCGGAAGTTTCCTTTGGGCACCCGTTGATGCATCGCCGGGAGATGACCCTGCTCGCGAGCCGGAACGCGCTCCCCCCCGATTTCACTCGCATCATCAGCCTCATCGAAAACGGCCAGATCGACACGAAGCCCTGGATCACTCACCATGCTGACTTTAGCGAAATGATCGGACGCTTCCCTGACTGGCTCAAACCGGAGACCGGAGTCCTCAAGGCCGTGGTGCATGTCTGA
- a CDS encoding M48 family metallopeptidase, whose amino-acid sequence MKPKSDRFLPLVTLALAVWIFTGCMTTPETGRSQLILLSAEQETKLGFQSFDQLKKQTPISKNAAANAQLQRVGKQIAAVADLPGAQWEFVLFESKEPNAFCLPGGKVGVYTGILPLTKDDAGLAAVIGHEVAHAVLRHGNERVSRSMLWQMGATALGTGMSVSAADPRVAMAVQQAYGAGSQVLSELPHSRDQESEADRVGLRYMARAGYDPEAALGFWQRFAAFNSQAGGGGGFSFLRTHPTDATRVKQIQAWLPEAKAQYRPRQ is encoded by the coding sequence ATGAAACCGAAATCGGACCGCTTTCTACCCCTCGTCACCCTCGCCCTCGCTGTCTGGATCTTTACGGGTTGTATGACAACTCCCGAAACGGGACGCAGTCAGCTCATTCTCCTGAGCGCGGAGCAGGAGACCAAACTCGGCTTTCAGTCCTTCGACCAGCTGAAGAAGCAGACGCCCATCAGCAAAAATGCTGCGGCGAATGCCCAGCTTCAGCGGGTAGGCAAGCAGATCGCCGCCGTGGCTGATCTCCCGGGAGCTCAATGGGAGTTCGTTCTCTTCGAAAGCAAGGAGCCCAACGCCTTCTGCCTGCCTGGAGGAAAGGTCGGAGTGTACACCGGCATTCTTCCCCTCACCAAGGACGATGCCGGCCTAGCGGCTGTCATCGGGCATGAGGTTGCCCACGCGGTGCTGCGTCATGGCAACGAGCGCGTCAGCCGCTCCATGCTCTGGCAAATGGGGGCCACCGCTCTGGGTACCGGCATGTCCGTCTCAGCGGCTGATCCGCGCGTCGCCATGGCAGTGCAACAGGCCTATGGGGCCGGATCTCAAGTCCTCTCCGAGCTACCCCATAGCCGAGACCAAGAGTCGGAGGCAGATCGAGTCGGACTCCGCTACATGGCGCGAGCCGGATATGATCCGGAGGCTGCTTTGGGCTTCTGGCAGCGCTTCGCGGCCTTCAACTCTCAAGCAGGTGGTGGCGGCGGATTCTCCTTCTTGCGCACTCACCCTACCGACGCAACCCGCGTCAAACAAATCCAGGCCTGGCTGCCCGAAGCCAAGGCGCAATACCGCCCGCGCCAATAG
- a CDS encoding AAA family ATPase — MNALVRDLKTHPLVPGSLLAAVMGDPESRRIHPLEYEGLMLFNKQNTLEVVTYFQNLSLIDAACAERVIAVDGAYLASWRTLLGKLDEIADVTGCARRPLEQLLRALYSAKLLAEYLEILTSPELSYEKTPEGTVDLLASLFDAFRRMVGGAWSVFFPRTEFSLLADASAHFWVSCLYSGRAEELAATVPGYFRRDQKERFQALNRPPTASRSLHVKDAVSEYLDGAREKVNKLHEAVAPAVREGLDHSFEEMTRVVGKLQLPALLVVHYEFLVQEVLEAFSSLDGSVSSRESRFNHYLLAQIAHLCRDFRNVAMTNSPIIRPEELSQVLQELDSLVGIADVKARVREVANFAKIQQLRITQGLKPIPTSYHSVYTGNPGTGKTTVARLMGRIFRSLGVLKKGHVVECDRSALVAEYVGQTAPRTNAVIDSARDGILFIDEAYALIKDHEDFGAEAIETLLKRMEDERDRLIVIVAGYPVEMERFIHSNPGLHSRFNRHIEFPDYTPVELCRIFSLLCRRSGLKLNPVLRLKLIHHFDAAHADRTVNFGNARLVRNLFETVINAQASRLAALAPEQVTAQALMTLEPADFGAISDDYLADFHRRGGVYRVVCPGCRQVYSWTSEAQLKDAQCTACSQNYDAEFAEPVLPS; from the coding sequence ATGAACGCCCTCGTTAGAGATCTCAAGACCCATCCGTTGGTGCCCGGAAGCCTCTTGGCGGCCGTGATGGGCGATCCGGAGTCGCGCCGGATCCACCCCTTGGAATACGAGGGCCTGATGTTGTTCAACAAGCAGAACACCCTGGAGGTTGTCACTTACTTTCAGAACCTGTCCCTCATCGACGCGGCCTGTGCGGAGCGGGTCATTGCTGTCGATGGGGCCTATTTGGCCAGTTGGCGCACGTTGCTGGGCAAACTCGATGAGATCGCTGATGTGACGGGCTGCGCGCGGCGGCCCCTGGAACAGTTGCTCCGAGCTCTTTACAGCGCAAAATTGCTCGCGGAGTATTTGGAAATACTGACCTCTCCGGAGCTTTCCTACGAGAAGACCCCCGAGGGTACTGTCGATCTTTTGGCGTCGTTGTTCGACGCTTTCCGACGGATGGTGGGCGGAGCGTGGTCGGTGTTCTTTCCTCGCACCGAGTTCAGCTTGCTCGCTGATGCGTCGGCTCACTTTTGGGTCTCCTGCCTGTATAGCGGTCGGGCGGAGGAGCTTGCGGCCACTGTGCCCGGTTACTTCCGTCGTGACCAAAAGGAGCGGTTTCAAGCCTTGAATCGGCCGCCCACTGCCTCGCGCTCGCTCCACGTGAAGGATGCGGTTTCGGAGTACCTCGATGGTGCCCGGGAGAAGGTGAACAAGTTGCATGAGGCGGTTGCCCCGGCTGTACGCGAAGGTTTGGACCACTCTTTTGAGGAGATGACGCGAGTCGTGGGCAAGCTACAGCTGCCGGCGCTGTTGGTAGTTCACTACGAGTTCTTGGTTCAGGAGGTGCTCGAAGCGTTTAGCTCTCTCGACGGATCCGTCTCCTCGCGGGAAAGTCGGTTCAATCACTACCTCCTGGCCCAGATCGCCCATCTCTGCCGGGATTTCCGCAACGTGGCGATGACCAACTCTCCGATCATACGCCCGGAGGAGCTCTCCCAGGTTCTGCAGGAGTTGGATTCGCTGGTGGGTATCGCTGATGTGAAGGCTCGGGTGCGCGAGGTGGCGAATTTCGCCAAGATTCAACAGCTGCGCATCACGCAGGGTTTGAAGCCGATCCCGACAAGCTATCACTCGGTCTACACCGGAAACCCAGGCACCGGGAAGACCACGGTCGCGCGCTTGATGGGTAGAATTTTTCGTTCATTGGGTGTGCTGAAGAAGGGGCATGTGGTGGAGTGCGACCGTTCGGCCTTGGTCGCGGAATATGTTGGTCAGACGGCGCCAAGAACCAATGCAGTCATCGACTCGGCGCGCGACGGGATCCTCTTCATCGATGAGGCGTATGCACTCATTAAGGACCATGAAGACTTTGGAGCGGAAGCGATCGAGACCCTGTTGAAGCGGATGGAGGACGAAAGGGATCGGCTTATCGTGATCGTGGCGGGGTATCCGGTCGAAATGGAGCGCTTTATCCATTCGAATCCCGGCCTGCATTCCCGTTTCAACCGCCATATCGAGTTTCCGGACTACACGCCGGTTGAGTTGTGTCGGATTTTCAGCCTCCTCTGCCGTCGCAGCGGCTTGAAGTTGAATCCGGTGTTGCGGTTGAAGCTGATTCATCACTTTGACGCGGCCCATGCGGATCGGACTGTGAATTTTGGGAATGCGCGTCTCGTGCGCAATCTTTTCGAAACAGTCATCAACGCCCAGGCGTCGCGCCTGGCGGCGTTGGCGCCGGAGCAAGTCACCGCTCAGGCCCTGATGACCCTCGAGCCGGCGGACTTTGGAGCGATCTCCGATGATTATCTGGCCGATTTCCACCGCCGGGGCGGTGTCTACCGAGTAGTCTGCCCGGGCTGTCGGCAGGTTTACTCGTGGACCTCGGAAGCGCAGCTCAAAGACGCGCAATGCACGGCTTGCTCCCAAAACTACGACGCTGAGTTTGCCGAGCCTGTCCTGCCGTCATAG
- a CDS encoding methyltransferase domain-containing protein: MPAQFHVEKAVKERYSAAAQTRVEALCCPVQYDARFLKVIPPEILERDYGCGDPSQYLNPGETVLDLGSGAGKICFIASQVVGPEGRVIGVDMNDEMLSLARSYQAQVGEAIGWQNVEFRKGRIQDLALDLDRLDASLQSHPIQSVSAFLAIESRADELRASHPLVAADSVDVVVSNCVLNLVNPRDKSRLFDELFRVLRKGGRVVISDIVSDEEVPVELQEDAELWSGCISGAFTEDQFLQAFERAGFYGVEIVKRDREPWRTVRGIEFRSVTIRAFKGKQGPCLDRNQAVIYRGPFKEVLDDDGHRFERGRRYAVCDKTFQLYQRSPYRDHFEPIEPLLSVPVDQARPFDCSEMRLRHPQATKGAAYDATTDASRCCDGGACC; this comes from the coding sequence ATGCCTGCCCAGTTTCATGTCGAGAAGGCGGTCAAGGAACGATACTCCGCCGCCGCCCAGACCCGTGTTGAAGCCCTCTGCTGCCCTGTGCAGTATGACGCACGCTTTTTGAAGGTGATCCCTCCGGAGATTCTGGAGAGAGATTATGGATGCGGAGATCCTTCCCAGTATCTGAATCCCGGTGAAACCGTGCTCGATCTGGGGTCCGGGGCCGGCAAAATCTGCTTTATCGCCTCCCAGGTCGTCGGACCCGAAGGGCGGGTGATCGGGGTGGACATGAATGATGAGATGCTGTCGCTCGCTCGTTCCTACCAAGCCCAAGTCGGGGAAGCGATCGGGTGGCAGAATGTCGAATTTCGAAAAGGGCGAATTCAGGACCTTGCCTTGGACCTGGATCGACTCGATGCGAGCTTGCAAAGCCATCCCATCCAAAGCGTCTCGGCCTTTCTGGCGATTGAGTCGAGGGCTGACGAACTGCGCGCCTCTCACCCTTTAGTGGCCGCCGACTCGGTAGACGTGGTGGTTTCGAACTGTGTTCTCAACCTGGTGAATCCCAGGGATAAGTCACGTTTGTTCGACGAACTGTTTCGAGTTTTGCGGAAGGGTGGTCGAGTGGTGATCTCGGACATTGTGTCCGATGAGGAAGTGCCAGTCGAGCTGCAGGAGGATGCTGAGCTCTGGTCCGGTTGCATTTCCGGCGCCTTCACGGAGGATCAGTTTCTTCAAGCATTTGAACGGGCAGGCTTCTATGGGGTGGAGATTGTCAAACGCGACCGTGAGCCCTGGCGAACCGTGCGTGGAATCGAGTTTCGGTCGGTGACCATTCGGGCGTTCAAGGGCAAGCAGGGGCCCTGCCTCGACCGAAACCAGGCGGTGATTTATCGAGGGCCTTTCAAGGAGGTGCTGGATGATGACGGGCATCGGTTTGAACGCGGGCGTCGGTATGCGGTTTGTGACAAGACCTTCCAGCTCTACCAGCGCTCCCCTTATCGGGATCACTTTGAGCCGATCGAGCCCCTCCTCAGTGTTCCAGTGGACCAAGCCCGCCCCTTCGATTGTTCCGAGATGCGCCTTCGTCATCCGCAGGCGACCAAGGGAGCTGCCTACGATGCGACAACCGACGCCAGTAGGTGTTGCGATGGAGGGGCTTGTTGTTGA
- a CDS encoding DUF1552 domain-containing protein: MRVQLQTGSWRIGRRTFLKGLGTALSLPVLEAMTPMTSRAGSTVPGGALPRRMAFIYVPNGANMPDWTPKSTGTHFELPFILDPLKPHRDDLLILSGLTHDKGRANGDGAGDHARASASFLTAAQPRKTQGADIKVGISVDQMAARKIGNLTRFASLELGCDRGQLSGNCDSGYSCAYSFNIAWKTESTPLPPETNPKQVFNRMFGNGLPSELTERNSKQALYHKSILDFVLEDAHKLQSQLGATDRRKLDEYLTAVRELEMRIERADHLAATLPDRKAPAGIPAENEEHIRMMYDLLALSFQTDSTRISTFVVAHDGSNRPYPQLGVPEGHHDLSHHGRDEAKRAKLAKINRHHATLFSEFLAKMKSIQEGEGSLLDQCTILYGSGLADPDAHSHEDLPILLAGKGGGSLKTGRHIRYPINTPMANLFLTMMEEAGASYERMGDSTGKLKQLNG, translated from the coding sequence ATGCGAGTTCAGCTCCAAACGGGATCCTGGCGTATAGGACGGAGAACCTTCTTGAAGGGTCTCGGGACCGCTCTATCACTTCCCGTGCTGGAAGCCATGACCCCGATGACCAGCCGAGCTGGATCCACGGTTCCAGGGGGAGCCCTACCCCGCCGAATGGCTTTCATCTATGTGCCGAACGGGGCGAACATGCCAGACTGGACGCCCAAGAGCACCGGAACGCACTTCGAGCTTCCGTTTATTCTGGATCCTCTGAAACCACATCGGGACGACCTACTCATTCTCAGCGGCTTAACTCATGACAAGGGCCGCGCAAATGGAGATGGTGCCGGCGATCACGCCCGGGCCTCTGCCTCGTTCCTAACCGCCGCACAACCTCGCAAAACGCAAGGTGCCGATATCAAGGTCGGAATCTCGGTCGACCAGATGGCCGCCCGAAAGATAGGAAATTTAACCCGCTTCGCTTCGCTAGAACTGGGTTGCGACCGTGGACAGCTCTCGGGCAACTGCGATTCTGGCTACAGCTGCGCCTACTCGTTCAATATCGCCTGGAAAACGGAGTCGACTCCGCTTCCTCCCGAAACGAACCCGAAACAGGTATTTAATCGGATGTTCGGGAACGGCCTGCCCTCCGAGTTGACCGAGCGCAATTCCAAACAGGCGCTTTACCACAAAAGCATCCTCGATTTCGTTCTGGAGGACGCTCACAAACTTCAGTCTCAGCTGGGGGCCACCGACCGTCGCAAGCTCGACGAGTACCTCACGGCGGTTCGAGAACTGGAGATGCGGATCGAACGTGCGGATCACCTCGCCGCAACTCTGCCCGATCGCAAGGCACCAGCAGGAATCCCCGCCGAGAATGAAGAGCACATCCGGATGATGTACGATCTGCTCGCCCTCTCCTTTCAGACCGACTCGACCCGAATCTCCACCTTCGTGGTGGCTCATGATGGTAGCAATCGACCCTATCCCCAACTGGGTGTGCCCGAGGGTCACCACGATCTGTCCCATCACGGAAGGGATGAGGCCAAGCGTGCCAAACTCGCCAAGATCAATCGGCACCACGCCACGTTGTTCAGTGAATTCTTGGCGAAGATGAAATCAATTCAGGAAGGCGAAGGTAGCTTGCTTGATCAGTGCACTATTTTATACGGGAGCGGGTTAGCCGATCCAGATGCTCATTCCCACGAAGATCTTCCCATCCTGCTAGCAGGCAAAGGGGGAGGAAGCCTCAAGACCGGTCGGCACATTCGGTACCCGATCAACACTCCCATGGCCAACCTGTTCCTGACGATGATGGAGGAAGCGGGAGCGAGCTATGAGCGCATGGGAGATAGCACCGGGAAACTAAAGCAACTCAACGGCTAG
- a CDS encoding class I SAM-dependent methyltransferase: MTPSPEPSSHSVGAGAGDLPDPRPRFGLRKWMVKALIQRGMAALPWSHRWNELFQRYVTGGLELSPSGFRIKLGQCAKHLDHYHSLSLRPKEAFSALELGTGWFPVLPVGLYLAGASQVVTYDINPLLSTYTLRQVARYFCELQDSGELVQRLPRLQPERLSLLRGYLDREVSETPAAFLKTLNIELRVGDARQTGLPAGCIDLVCSCTVLEHILYPDLIALFNEFRRVSSADSLMSHFIGLEDQYATFDPSISPFNFLQYTDKEFRRWNNGIIPLNRLRIADHRRAFREGGYEILKEQNTLGELRELRRIRLAPEFQHHPVEDLLVTYSWLVGRPKPTSSR; encoded by the coding sequence ATGACGCCCTCTCCTGAACCCTCTAGCCATTCTGTGGGCGCTGGAGCGGGTGACCTTCCTGATCCGAGGCCACGGTTTGGCCTGCGGAAATGGATGGTCAAAGCGCTGATCCAGCGGGGAATGGCAGCCTTGCCCTGGAGCCACCGGTGGAACGAACTATTCCAACGTTACGTGACTGGCGGGTTGGAACTGAGCCCTAGCGGGTTCAGGATCAAACTGGGTCAATGCGCGAAGCATCTTGATCATTACCATTCTCTCAGCTTGCGGCCCAAGGAGGCGTTTTCTGCTTTAGAGCTTGGGACGGGCTGGTTTCCGGTATTGCCGGTGGGCCTGTATCTGGCGGGAGCATCCCAGGTTGTTACCTACGACATCAACCCGTTACTCTCGACCTACACACTGCGGCAAGTGGCGCGCTACTTTTGTGAGCTGCAGGATTCCGGCGAGTTGGTACAGCGGCTTCCGCGTTTGCAGCCCGAGCGACTTTCTTTGCTTCGAGGTTATCTCGATCGCGAGGTTTCCGAGACTCCCGCTGCTTTTCTCAAGACCTTGAATATTGAGCTTCGCGTCGGGGATGCGCGCCAGACTGGTCTACCCGCCGGCTGCATCGATCTGGTCTGCTCCTGCACCGTTCTTGAGCATATCCTCTACCCCGACCTCATTGCCCTGTTTAACGAATTCCGACGCGTTTCATCCGCGGACTCGCTGATGTCCCACTTCATTGGGCTGGAGGATCAGTATGCCACCTTTGATCCTTCGATCAGTCCATTCAACTTCCTTCAGTACACCGACAAGGAGTTTCGCCGGTGGAACAATGGGATCATTCCGCTCAACCGGTTGCGCATCGCCGATCACCGTCGCGCGTTCCGGGAAGGGGGCTACGAGATCCTTAAGGAGCAAAACACTTTGGGAGAGCTGCGTGAGTTGCGGCGAATCCGATTGGCGCCCGAGTTCCAACATCATCCCGTAGAGGATCTGCTGGTGACCTACTCTTGGCTGGTTGGACGTCCGAAACCCACCTCTAGCCGTTGA
- a CDS encoding PQQ-like beta-propeller repeat protein, with the protein MNVSFLPRILLLASLCAVSSSSWAADWPQWRGADRTDRSAETGLLQSWPAGGPKRVWLSKEGGIGYAGFSVVQGKLFTMGAIDKQEFLMAFEAETGKKLWALPVGETYPNDWGDGPRSTPTVDGDLVYALGAKGGLICAQTADGKLVWQTTMKDLGGKVPGWGYCESVLVDGNQVVCTPGGGKGTVAALDKKTGKLIWQTKDFTDDAHYASIIIGEIHGVRQYIQLTAATVVGLKPADGTVLWRSPWQGKVAVIPTPIYRDGLVYITSGYGVGCKLVKVGPNNEVSDVYQNKVIKNHHGGVILVGDHVYGHSDGAGWTCQDFKTGAEVWSSKAFGKGAVSFADGRLYCLEEGSGTLVLAEASPKKWTEHGRFTLDPQTTLRKPQGRIWTHPVISNGKLYLRDQELIYCYDVKAP; encoded by the coding sequence ATGAACGTGTCCTTTCTCCCCCGAATCCTGCTCCTAGCCAGCCTGTGCGCCGTCAGTTCGTCTTCGTGGGCGGCTGATTGGCCGCAGTGGAGAGGGGCCGATCGAACCGATCGTTCCGCAGAGACGGGTTTGCTGCAGAGCTGGCCGGCGGGGGGGCCGAAGCGCGTGTGGCTCTCCAAAGAGGGTGGGATTGGTTATGCCGGGTTTTCGGTCGTTCAGGGCAAGCTCTTCACCATGGGGGCCATTGATAAGCAGGAATTCCTGATGGCTTTCGAAGCGGAGACTGGCAAGAAGCTATGGGCTTTGCCGGTGGGGGAGACCTATCCCAATGATTGGGGTGATGGACCCCGGAGTACACCGACCGTCGACGGGGATCTGGTGTACGCTTTGGGAGCGAAGGGTGGTTTGATCTGTGCCCAGACAGCGGATGGCAAGCTCGTTTGGCAAACCACGATGAAGGACCTCGGCGGCAAGGTGCCAGGCTGGGGCTACTGTGAGTCTGTTTTGGTGGATGGCAATCAGGTGGTCTGCACTCCCGGCGGAGGCAAGGGGACCGTGGCTGCTCTGGACAAAAAGACGGGAAAGCTAATCTGGCAGACTAAAGATTTTACGGATGACGCGCATTACGCCTCCATCATTATTGGAGAAATCCATGGTGTTCGACAATACATCCAGCTCACCGCCGCCACCGTGGTTGGTTTGAAGCCTGCGGATGGGACTGTTCTCTGGCGTTCTCCCTGGCAGGGCAAGGTTGCGGTGATTCCTACACCCATCTACCGAGATGGCTTGGTTTATATCACTTCTGGCTACGGGGTGGGATGCAAACTCGTCAAGGTCGGTCCGAATAACGAAGTTTCGGATGTGTATCAGAACAAGGTTATCAAGAACCACCACGGAGGGGTCATTCTCGTAGGAGATCATGTTTACGGGCATTCGGACGGGGCAGGTTGGACGTGTCAGGATTTCAAGACCGGAGCCGAGGTGTGGAGCTCGAAAGCATTCGGGAAAGGCGCGGTGAGCTTTGCTGACGGGCGACTCTATTGCCTCGAGGAAGGCAGCGGGACCTTGGTGCTCGCCGAGGCGTCTCCGAAGAAGTGGACGGAGCACGGACGCTTTACTCTGGACCCCCAAACTACGCTCCGGAAACCGCAAGGGCGGATTTGGACGCATCCTGTAATCAGCAATGGAAAGCTGTACTTGCGGGACCAGGAATTGATTTATTGTTACGACGTGAAGGCCCCCTAA
- the galE gene encoding UDP-glucose 4-epimerase GalE, which translates to MNILITGGAGYIGSACVEFFLNAGHVVTVYDNLSEGHRSAVHPQARFVEANCLDRAALSNTLQTNQIEAVVHFAASALVGESMSQPGKYFHNNTVATHAILETCVAVGVKKFVFSSTCATFGLPETDNLAESHPQRPVNPYGESKLLIERMLPWYHQAHGLNYVGLRYFNAAGATKLFGEHHRIETHLIPNVLKVALKQSAGCEVFGHDYPTPDGTCVRDYIHVEDLAQAHLLALSPGKLGFYNLGNGAGYSVLQVIQTCERLSGAKIPYVLKPRRAGDPPRLVASAEKAISELGWKPRYPSLEQIVGTAWSWHQAHPNGYPD; encoded by the coding sequence ATGAACATCCTGATAACAGGTGGCGCAGGTTACATCGGTTCCGCTTGCGTGGAGTTCTTCCTCAATGCGGGGCATGTGGTTACGGTTTATGATAACCTCAGCGAGGGACACCGCTCCGCTGTCCACCCCCAAGCTCGCTTCGTGGAAGCCAATTGCCTCGATCGAGCGGCCCTAAGCAACACGCTGCAAACCAATCAGATCGAAGCCGTTGTGCACTTCGCCGCCTCCGCACTGGTCGGCGAATCCATGAGCCAGCCAGGAAAGTATTTTCACAACAATACCGTGGCCACACATGCTATTCTGGAAACCTGCGTGGCCGTGGGAGTCAAAAAATTCGTCTTCAGCTCCACTTGTGCCACCTTCGGTCTGCCCGAAACCGATAACCTGGCCGAATCTCACCCTCAGCGTCCCGTCAATCCATACGGCGAATCCAAGCTCTTAATCGAAAGGATGCTGCCTTGGTATCACCAAGCGCACGGCCTAAACTACGTCGGATTGCGCTACTTTAACGCTGCAGGAGCTACTAAACTCTTCGGTGAACACCACCGGATCGAAACTCACTTGATCCCCAACGTGCTCAAGGTGGCCCTGAAGCAATCCGCCGGATGCGAGGTCTTCGGCCATGATTATCCCACTCCGGACGGAACGTGTGTTCGAGATTACATCCATGTGGAGGACTTGGCCCAAGCCCATCTTTTGGCGCTCAGCCCAGGAAAGTTGGGTTTCTACAACCTGGGAAACGGCGCGGGCTACTCGGTGCTGCAAGTCATCCAAACGTGTGAGCGGTTAAGCGGTGCGAAAATCCCTTACGTCTTGAAGCCTCGCCGGGCTGGAGATCCGCCGCGTTTGGTCGCGTCGGCTGAGAAGGCGATCTCGGAACTCGGGTGGAAGCCCCGCTATCCCAGCCTAGAACAGATCGTCGGAACGGCCTGGAGCTGGCACCAAGCTCACCCCAACGGCTATCCCGATTGA
- a CDS encoding segregation/condensation protein A, translating into MSEYKVKFEVFEGPLDLLLYLIKKEEVDIYEVNLTQIATQFIEYIEVMRMLDLEIAGEFLVMAATLMYIKSKELLPVEQRPVQDEEEEGEDPRWELIRQLVEYKKFKDAAAQLQTLEAIQEEVFPRIPGLVKFEPEEASSRPQASLFDLINAVNSVLKRLGGEREDAREIYEERWTVSEKIELLLKSVSERISLRFSELFEKAGSRTEVVVTFLAVLELIRLRQITAVQAETFGEIEITRAVPSSEVPASPVEPTIPTPIQASNANSDDSDDSDDDSDDDSDDDDEDDEGDPEDAKKSRTDTKVADPEEDAPESHDSK; encoded by the coding sequence ATGTCTGAATACAAAGTAAAATTTGAGGTCTTCGAAGGCCCTCTCGACCTACTTCTTTACCTGATCAAAAAGGAAGAGGTGGATATTTATGAAGTCAACCTGACCCAAATCGCGACGCAATTCATCGAATACATCGAGGTGATGCGGATGCTCGACCTGGAGATCGCAGGTGAATTCTTAGTGATGGCCGCCACCCTGATGTACATCAAAAGCAAGGAACTGCTCCCCGTGGAGCAACGTCCGGTGCAGGATGAGGAGGAGGAAGGAGAAGATCCACGATGGGAGCTTATTCGCCAACTCGTCGAATACAAAAAGTTCAAGGATGCGGCCGCCCAACTGCAAACCCTGGAAGCCATCCAAGAGGAGGTCTTTCCTCGGATCCCGGGCTTGGTCAAATTCGAACCCGAGGAAGCCTCGAGCCGCCCCCAAGCCTCCCTATTTGATCTCATCAATGCGGTCAACTCGGTGCTCAAACGCCTAGGCGGCGAGCGCGAGGATGCCCGCGAGATTTATGAAGAGCGCTGGACGGTCAGCGAGAAAATCGAACTCCTTCTCAAATCGGTAAGCGAACGAATATCCCTGCGCTTCTCGGAACTCTTCGAGAAGGCGGGGAGCCGAACGGAAGTGGTGGTCACTTTCTTGGCCGTTCTGGAACTCATCCGCTTGCGCCAGATAACCGCAGTCCAAGCCGAAACCTTCGGAGAAATCGAAATCACTCGCGCCGTCCCAAGCAGCGAAGTGCCTGCTTCCCCGGTCGAACCAACCATCCCAACCCCAATCCAGGCTTCCAACGCCAACTCAGACGATTCGGACGATTCGGATGACGATTCGGATGACGACTCGGACGATGATGACGAGGACGATGAGGGGGATCCCGAAGACGCCAAGAAATCCCGCACAGACACTAAGGTAGCCGATCCCGAGGAGGATGCCCCCGAGTCGCACGACTCGAAATGA